The following proteins come from a genomic window of Malus domestica chromosome 02, GDT2T_hap1:
- the LOC103451985 gene encoding calmodulin-binding receptor-like cytoplasmic kinase 2, translated as MALEFIGGTLFTQLYDGVKQAMSKSGRFKTLLGDLKSTLDSLEPRDIQQIGEHNVELGLPNEEIESLQMQMEDGVKLVGKLSNFRIWNYCCLDDYAQQIVELDRALKRLLIKLKMQEARDVKEVWVLSRQNREKLDEVNRRLLDIRKLLQQRAGDVVVELVSISITETVPDQAQGNVSEQGAALQATFAVLCDVVMEVKDKNTAFKPLIENLMSTLDSLRPLMEDILEYRKLLDRQDECKNFRIQMEKGVELVHKCSKVGMWTGCKSYKYSNKIIGLDESLQILLGILRVQVARDVRETFISIRNIEAVIKRIEESGVLQNQTQADGWCALPEPSLPTIGSDVLNMQGTSDARETLVLSGTTKAGVEEIEGIGPEQTPSEITVDSPSSEVSSYPLSTTVTDSASSFGLSSYPFSTTVTDSASSFGLSSYPFSTTVSDSASSFGLSSFPASPLQVPPIPIISMSSKLSRFGSVHLSLKQIAKATRNFSRSQQVGEGNFGTVYKARLDDGQVVSIKRAKKEHFENLQTEFSSEVELLAKIDHRNLVKLLGYVDEGNERLIITEYVPNGTLREHLDRQHRKILKFNQRLEIAIDVAHALTYLHTYAEKQIIHRNVKSSNILLTESMKAKVADFGIARLGPVETDETHISTEVKGTVGYIDPEYMKTYQLTPKSDVYSFGILLIEIFTGRRPVESKRPAEERVTLRWAFKKLNEGRVAELVDPLMEETIDAELLMKIFDLGIQCAAPIRDARPDMKAVGEQLWTIRAGYLRSVKRG; from the exons ATGGCACTGGAGTTTATTGGTGGAACACTGTTTACGCAGCTCTACGACGGCGTCAAGCAAGCGATGAGCAAGAGTGGGCGGTTTAAAACGCTTCTCGGAGACCTCAAATCCACGCTAGACTCTTTAGAACCAAGAGACATCCAACAGATTGGAGAGCATAACGTCGAATTGGGTCTCCCAAACGAGGAAATTGAAAGTCTTCAAATGCAAATGGAGGATGGTGTGAAGCTTGTTGGCAAGTTATCCAACTTTCGCATTTGGAACTACTGCTGCTTGGATGATTACGCTCAACAAATTGTTGAGTTGGATAGGGCTCTTAAAAGATTGTTAATAAAATTGAAGATGCAGGAAGCAAGGGATGTGAAGGAGGTCTGGGTTTTGTCGAGGCAAAACCGGGAGAAACTTGATGAAGTTAATAGAAGATTGTTGGATATACGAAAGTTACTGCAGCAGAGAGCGGGGGATGTCGTGGTAGAATTGGTTTCCATAAGTATTACCGAGACAGTGCCCGATCAAGCCCAGGGGAATGTCTCGGAACAAG GGGCTGCTCTACAAGCAACATTTGCAGTGTTGTGCGATGTTGTTATGGAAGTGAAGGACAAGAACACAGCGTTCAAACCTCTCATAGAAAATCTCATGTCCACGCTAGACTCCTTAAGACCGTTAATGGAAGATATACTAGAATATAGAAAACTACTGGATCGCCAAGACGAGTGTAAAAACTTCAGAATACAAATGGAGAAAGGTGTAGAGCTCGTCCACAAGTGCTCCAAAGTTGGTATGTGGACTGGTTGCAAAAGTTATAAATACAGCAACAaaattattggattggatgaatcTCTTCAGATATTGTTAGGTATACTGAGAGTGCAGGTAGCAAGAGACGTGAGGGAGACGTTTATTTCGATAAGGAATATAGAGGCAGTGATCAAGAGAATTGAAGAAAGTGGTGTGCTgcaaaatcaaactcaagctgACGGTTGGTGTGCATTGCCGGAACCTTCATTGCCTACAATTGGATCGGATGTGCTAAACATGCAGGGAACGAGTGATGCGAGGGAGACATTGGTTTTGTCTGGCACAACAAAAGCAGGTGTCGAAGAAATTGAAGGGATTGGCCCGGAACAGACTCCAAGTGAAATTACAG TGGATTCACCTTCTTCTGAAGTGAGCTCTTATCCTCTCTCTACTACTGTAACGGATTCAGCTTCTTCTTTTGGATTGAGCTCTTATCCTTTCTCTACTACTGTAACGGATTCAGCTTCTTCTTTTGGATTGAGCTCTTATCCTTTCTCTACTACTGTATCAGATTCAGCTTCTTCTTTTGGATTGAGCTCTTTTCCTGCCAGTCCGCTTCAAGTGCCACCGATTCCTATAATTTCAATGTCTTCAAAGCTCAGTAGATTTGGATCAGTACATCTCAGTTTAAAGCagattgcaaaagcaactcgcAATTTCTCTCGATCGCAACAAGTaggtgaaggaaattttggaaCTGTATACAAGGCTCGGTTAGATGATGGCCAAGTTGTTTCTATTAAACGTGCAAAGAAG GAACACTTTGAGAATTTGCAAACGGAATTCAGCAGTGAAGTTGAACTGCTGGCCAAAATTGATCATCGAAATCTCGTAAAGCTACTAGGTTATGTTGATGAAGGAAATGAGCGTCTTATCATTACGGAGTATGTGCCGAATGGTACTCTTCGAGAACATCTGGATC GTCAGCATAGGAAAATCCTAAAGTTCAACCAGCGACTTGAAATTGCTATCGATGTTGCTCATGCCCTTACCTATCTTCACACATATGCTG aaaaacaaatcatCCATCGAAACGTGAAGTCCTCCAACATTCTTCTCACAGAAAGCATGAAAGCCAAAGTGGCAGATTTTGGAATTGCAAGGCTCGGCCCGGTGGAAACAGATGAAACACACATTTCAACCGAAGTGAAAGGAACTGTCGGTTATATTGACCCTGAGTATATGAAAACCTATCAACTCACCCCGAAAAGTGATGTTTACTCTTTCGGGATCTTACTAATAGAAATTTTCACTGGCCGTCGTCCAGTGGAGTCGAAGAGACCTGCTGAAGAGCGGGTGACACTCAGATGG GCCTTCAAGAAGTTGAATGAAGGTAGGGTGGCAGAATTGGTTGATCCTTTAATGGAGGAAACTATAGATGCAGAGCTTCTGATGAAAATCTTCGATTTGGGGATCCAATGTGCAGCCCCCATCCGAGATGCTAGGCCGGACATGAAAGCGGTGGGAGAGCAGTTGTGGACAATAAGGGCAGGCTACCTTAGAAGTGTCAAGAGAgggtag